A stretch of Ipomoea triloba cultivar NCNSP0323 chromosome 11, ASM357664v1 DNA encodes these proteins:
- the LOC115997081 gene encoding OVARIAN TUMOR DOMAIN-containing deubiquitinating enzyme 9 isoform X1: protein MKCYEPDPDVVRWGLHLIDVCSINDGGSPVTITQYDRDLSQTELIREGYNGTSYLPQTELLREGYTGTSYLPQTELNKEDCYVPSHANVENDEIIAHTLQEELSRIAIAESSGSSYVEEEHQKESVLSQDWLGSSKRHCNFGYERNCEMSVGPSGQDLLPQIEDESTLDGEVGKRLNQSQMVAVPHVPKINGEIPSVDEATSDHQRLMDRLELYDLVESKVSGDGNCQFRSLSDQIYRTTDYHKFVREQVVIQLKSHPELYKSYVPMAYDEYLRKMSKTGEWGDHVTLQAAADAVSAAFIFSCALCLKNQLRTSFLTNFGFKIFIITSFKDTCYIEILPHMQRSKRTIFLSFWAEVHYNSIYPIGDLPTGEHDKKKKKWWWLGSSRWATSPNEV, encoded by the exons ATGAAATGTTATGAGCCAGACCCTGATGTGGTTCGGTGGGGTCTCCATCTTATAGATGTTTGCTCTATCAATGATGGTGGTTCTCCTGTCACCATTACTCAGTATGACAGGGACTTATCTCAAACTGAACTGATTAGAGAAGGTTATAATGGTACTTCATACTTACCTCAAACTGAACTGCTTAGAGAAGGTTATACTGGTACTTCATACTTACCTCAAACTGAGTTGAACAAAGAAGATTGCTATGTTCCATCACATGCTAATGTGGAGAACGATGAGATAATTGCTCATACCCTTCAAGAGGAATTATCACGAATTGCGATTGCTGAATCCTCAGGATCTTCATATGTTGAGGAAGAACATCAGAAAGAGTCAGTTCTTTCTCAAGATTGGCTTGGATCTTCAAAGAGACACTGCAACTTTG GGTACGAGAGGAATTGTGAAATGTCAGTTGGTCCGAGTGGTCAAGATCTTTTGCCTCAGATTGAAGATGAATCTACTCTTGATGGTGAAGTGGGCAAAAGATTGAACCAGTCCCAGATGGTTGCTGTTCCT CATGTTCCTAAAATTAATGGAGAAATACCTTCAGTTGATGAAGCTACTTCAGATCATCAGAGGCTGATGGACAG GCTTGAGCTATATGATCTTGTTGAGTCTAAAGTTTCAGGAGATGGCAACTGTCAG TTCCGGTCACTGTCAGACCAAATATATCGTACTACTGACTATCATAAGTTTGTGAGGGAACAAGTTGTCATTCAG CTCAAATCCCACCCAGAGTTGTACAAGAGTTATGTTCCTATGGCTTACGATGAATACCTACGGAAAATGAGCAA GACTGGTGAATGGGGCGATCATGTCACGTTGCAGGCTGCTGCAGATGCGGTATCAGCTGCTTTCATTTTCTCCTGTGCTCTATGCCTGAAAAATCAACTCAGAACATCTTTCCTAACTAAT TTTGGTTTTAAGATATTCATCATCACATCGTTCAAGGATACATGCTACATCGAGATACTTCCTCACATGCAGAGATCGAAGAGAA CTATTTTCTTGAGTTTCTGGGCAGAAGTACATTATAACTCCATATATCCAATAGGAG
- the LOC115997081 gene encoding OVARIAN TUMOR DOMAIN-containing deubiquitinating enzyme 12 isoform X2, whose product MKCYEPDPDVVRWGLHLIDVCSINDGGSPVTITQYDRDLSQTELIREGYNGTSYLPQTELLREGYTGTSYLPQTELNKEDCYVPSHANVENDEIIAHTLQEELSRIAIAESSGSSYVEEEHQKESVLSQDWLGSSKRHCNFGYERNCEMSVGPSGQDLLPQIEDESTLDGEVGKRLNQSQMVAVPHVPKINGEIPSVDEATSDHQRLMDRLELYDLVESKVSGDGNCQFRSLSDQIYRTTDYHKFVREQVVIQLKSHPELYKSYVPMAYDEYLRKMSKTGEWGDHVTLQAAADAFGFKIFIITSFKDTCYIEILPHMQRSKRTIFLSFWAEVHYNSIYPIGDLPTGEHDKKKKKWWWLGSSRWATSPNEV is encoded by the exons ATGAAATGTTATGAGCCAGACCCTGATGTGGTTCGGTGGGGTCTCCATCTTATAGATGTTTGCTCTATCAATGATGGTGGTTCTCCTGTCACCATTACTCAGTATGACAGGGACTTATCTCAAACTGAACTGATTAGAGAAGGTTATAATGGTACTTCATACTTACCTCAAACTGAACTGCTTAGAGAAGGTTATACTGGTACTTCATACTTACCTCAAACTGAGTTGAACAAAGAAGATTGCTATGTTCCATCACATGCTAATGTGGAGAACGATGAGATAATTGCTCATACCCTTCAAGAGGAATTATCACGAATTGCGATTGCTGAATCCTCAGGATCTTCATATGTTGAGGAAGAACATCAGAAAGAGTCAGTTCTTTCTCAAGATTGGCTTGGATCTTCAAAGAGACACTGCAACTTTG GGTACGAGAGGAATTGTGAAATGTCAGTTGGTCCGAGTGGTCAAGATCTTTTGCCTCAGATTGAAGATGAATCTACTCTTGATGGTGAAGTGGGCAAAAGATTGAACCAGTCCCAGATGGTTGCTGTTCCT CATGTTCCTAAAATTAATGGAGAAATACCTTCAGTTGATGAAGCTACTTCAGATCATCAGAGGCTGATGGACAG GCTTGAGCTATATGATCTTGTTGAGTCTAAAGTTTCAGGAGATGGCAACTGTCAG TTCCGGTCACTGTCAGACCAAATATATCGTACTACTGACTATCATAAGTTTGTGAGGGAACAAGTTGTCATTCAG CTCAAATCCCACCCAGAGTTGTACAAGAGTTATGTTCCTATGGCTTACGATGAATACCTACGGAAAATGAGCAA GACTGGTGAATGGGGCGATCATGTCACGTTGCAGGCTGCTGCAGATGCG TTTGGTTTTAAGATATTCATCATCACATCGTTCAAGGATACATGCTACATCGAGATACTTCCTCACATGCAGAGATCGAAGAGAA CTATTTTCTTGAGTTTCTGGGCAGAAGTACATTATAACTCCATATATCCAATAGGAG